A genome region from Manis javanica isolate MJ-LG chromosome 3, MJ_LKY, whole genome shotgun sequence includes the following:
- the SMCO1 gene encoding single-pass membrane and coiled-coil domain-containing protein 1 → MNNETTTLISLKEAMKRVDHKLQALEVQFKELDFSKDNLTQKFEQHSKTLASQIAQDELWTAVLALRFTSMELSILYSCVIEVLICLHTRVLEKLPDLMRGLPTLASVLRRKVKNKRIRVVWESVLEEYGLQEGDITALCTFFIAHGNKAEHYIAKVRQMYIRDITFLITNMVKHQALQDGLLRAVQVIEKGKAVRAPEEQKSSLKEMIPSVKN, encoded by the exons atGAACAATGAAACCACAACCCTGATATCCTTAAAGGAGGCAATGAAAAG AGTAGACCACAAACTCCAAGCTTTAGAAGTACAATTTAAAGAATTGGATTTCAGCAAGGATAATCTGACACAGAAATTTGAACAGCATAGCAAGACTTTGGCAAGCCAGATAGCTCAAGATGAGCTGTGGACAGCAGTTCTGGCACTCAG GTTCACTTCAATGGAATTGAGTATTTTATATAGCTGCGTCATTGAAGTACTCATCTGCTTGCACACCCGTGTGCTTGAGAAGCTGCCAGACCTGATGAGAGGTCTTCCCACCTTAGCCTCTGTCCTTAGACGAAAAGTCAAGAACAAGCGCATTAGAGTTGTATGGGAGTCTGTCCTGGAGGAGTATGGGCTGCAAGAAGGAGATATCACAGCACTTTGTACCTTCTTTATTGCACATGGTAACAAGGCAGAACACTACATTGCTAAAGTGAGGCAGATGTACATCAGGGATATCACTTTCTTGATCACTAACATGGTAAAGCACCAGGCTCTGCAGGATGGTTTGCTGAGAGCAGTTCAGGTCATTGAGAAGGGGAAAGCAGTAAGAGCCCCAGAAGAGCAAAAGTCATCCCTAAAAGAGATGATACCATCAGTCAAAAATTAA